In Amyelois transitella isolate CPQ chromosome 3, ilAmyTran1.1, whole genome shotgun sequence, a single genomic region encodes these proteins:
- the LOC106135423 gene encoding acetylcholinesterase, which translates to MPPLCPQVGFNENDNISEDCLFLNIWTSRRADGKSLPVLVFFYSESWLHGGISLPCQKLAAEGVVVVTVSYRLHLLAFFTLKSLAARGNLALLDQYLALLWIRDNIAAFGGDPTSITLAGHSAGADSILYHLASPRSVGLFQRAILMAPTNPWNLLEDKDASMTERSSRETAKNLGCNGQTDQEILQCMRSRSLADITALYSNASWSRTLHPIPDDFLPESEQYLPTALSATLSTKQVMQLDLLLGAADLESINFNDETHEQLLNQSSSRIYEYATNVVIPKLLQTLSIKSSETLSTMTQAVLWEYWGTMKKNDVERNSIQALENLALMETAAVWGSGNALLAAKLARKVSRLYVYRFSQTSKVDLRGRPINYTGAVHGSDLLALLGDTLMLQIARRPATTEEKQISALFQQYITQFVKYGSPARDDEWTRYKVGNAKIHEISYRADKRSTARDISFWLQYLPHLANIKSSSEHTEQLKLEKDESRLRGGVFAMCGVTVILLVLLVISVFLLHRERAHRSYTTDNMHH; encoded by the exons ATGCCACCATTATGCCCTCAAGTTggttttaatgaaaatgacAACATAAGCGAAGACTGCCTTTTTCTTAATATATGGACATCACGG CGTGCAGATGGAAAATCGCTACCTGtgctagtatttttttatagcgaGTCGTGGTTACATGGAGGGATCTCGCTCCCATGCCAAAAATTGGCAGCAGAAGGCGTTGTAGTCGTTACCGTTTCGTACCGCCTTCACCTTCTTGCTTTTTTTACGTTAAAATCTTTGGCAGCACGCGGAAATCTAGCCCTTCTAGACCAATATTTAGCTCTTTTATGGATACGTGATAATATAGCGGCATTTGGCGGTGACCCTACTTCTATAACCTTGGCAGGACATTCCGCTGGAGCTGACAGCATTCTGTATCATTTGGCATCCCCTCGATCAGTTG GTCTATTTCAGAGGGCAATTCTTATGGCTCCCACGAATCCTTGGAATCTTTTAGAGGATAAAGATGCCAGCATGACAGAAAGAAGCTCCAGGGAGACCGCAAAAAACTTAGGGTGTAATGGACAAACAGACCAGGAAATATTACAGTGCATGAGGTCACGATCATTGGCTGATATTACGGCATTATACTCT aaCGCGAGTTGGAGTAGAACATTGCACCCAATACCTGATGACTTTTTACCTGAGTCAGAACAATATTTGCCAACAGCATTGTCAGCAACACTGTCCACTAAGCAGGTCATGCAACTTGACCTACTTTTAGGTGCTGCAGACCTTGAATCTATAAATTTCAATG atGAAACACACGAACAACTTTTAAATCAGAGTTCATCACGGATCTACGAATACGCTACAAATGTTGTAATTCCGAAATTATTACAGACTCTTTCCATAAAATCATCGGAAACATTATCTACG ATGACTCAGGCAGTCCTTTGGGAATACTGGGGTACGATGAAAAAGAATGATGTAGAGCGAAATTCTATTCAAGCTTTAGAAAATCTCGCGCTAATGGAGACTGCCGCAGTATGGGGATCAGGCAACGCTCTTCTTGCAGCCAAACTTGCTCGAAAAGTGTCCAGACTCTACGTATATCGCTTTTCGCAAACGTCTAAAGTTGATCTTCGCGGACGACCTATTAATTATACAG GAGCAGTACATGGTTCAGACTTATTAGCGCTTTTAGGGGACACTTTAATGCTTCAAATTGCTCGACGCCCTGCTACAACTGAAGAAAAGCAAATTTCAGCTTTATTTCAACAGTATATTACACAATTTGTTAAATACGG ATCTCCTGCACGAGACGACGAGTGGACACGCTACAAAGTCGGAAATGCAAAAATTCATGAAATTAGTTACAGAGCTGATAAACGCAGTACTGCTAGAGATATTAGTTTTTGGCTTCAATATCTACCACATTTGGCAAATATTAAATCGTCTTCAGAACACACAGAACAGTTAAAATTGGAAAAGG ATGAAAGCCGGTTACGTGGAGGTGTGTTTGCAATGTGCGGTGTGACTGTTATTTTGTTAGTCTTACTCGTTATCAGCGTTTTTTTGTTACACAGAGAACGAGCTCACCGATCATATACTACTGACAATATGCATCattga
- the LOC106135457 gene encoding protein mono-ADP-ribosyltransferase PARP16 isoform X1, which yields MDGEPEGLSDTGTNCNLASATESLSDKNQAKLDSLEKKAVHLRLVLEKDFKAADIKWSLFVAAAFSFRYESCLRPFPPTYLKNGIKDMDNLLSVVTDVPALDLVLQQLDNLENLTHISDIIDLLFYVLVRLKEPSLKTVPPEIHDTLIESLHFGRNAPRPQHIFQVNYSYKSTTEAKWKELAKNHHIFFAFHGNRLENFYTILHFGLQQHLNKNTMLGNGVYLLPEVNASLPYSHGGFGWGASCIGGHLSCVAMCEVIDAPEGINYQKPVSNEGDGLFDDKKNKYAEQGYDGTTAQYIVTNCELVRLRYLLVYAKQPTSMRFPTIGSNRNGGGFRQWLSRHKLFSILLGYGLMLATIGFANNQPIQYYYKILLKKLDIYSNVKV from the exons ATGGATGGAGAACCAGAAGGGTTATCTGACACAGGAACCAATTGTAACTTGGCGTCCGCCACAGAATCGCTGTCTGACAAAAATCAGGCTAAACTTGACTCATTAGAGAAAAAGGCAGTACACTTAAG aTTGGTTCTTGAAAAAGATTTCAAAGCAGCTGATATAAAATGGAGCTTATTTGTAGCTGCAGCATTTAGCTTTAGATATGAAAGTTGCCTTCGACCCTTCCCTCccacttatttaaaaaatggaatCAAAGATATGGATAATTTA CTAAGCGTCGTGACCGACGTACCAGCTTTGGATCTAGTATTACAGCAATTAGATAATCTGGAAAACTTGACACACATAAGCGACATAATTGATTTGCTTTTTTACGTACTTGTGCGATTGAAAGAGCCAAGTCTGAAAACAGTTCCGCCAGAAATA caTGATACTTTAATTGAAAGCCTTCATTTTGGAAGGAATGCACCAAGACCCCAACATATTTTCCAAGTAAACTACTCTTACAAGTCAACTACTGAAGCTAAATGGAAGGAATTGGCTAAAAatcatcatatattttttgcattcCATGGAAACCGCTTGGAAAATTTTTATACGATTCTGCATTTTGGTTTACAACAACATTTAAATAAG AATACAATGCTGGGAAATGGCGTATATCTATTGCCTGAGGTGAATGCATCGCTGCCATATAGCCATGGTGGATTCGGATGGGGCGCAAGCTGCATCGGTGGTCATCTATCTTGTGTCGCTATGTGTGAAGTTATCGATGCTCCTGAAGGAATAAACTATCAAAAACCAGTATCTAATGAAG gcgatgggctgtttgacgacaagaaaaataaatatgctgAACAAGGTTATGACGGAACAACTGCGCAATACATCGTTACTAATTGCGAGTTGGTGAGGCTGCGATATCTACTGGTTTACGCCAAACAACCAACATCAATGCGGTTCCCAACTATAGGATCAAACAGAAACG GAGGTGGCTTCAGACAGTGGCTTTCCaggcataaattattttcgatTTTACTTGGCTACGGACTCATGTTAGCAACTATCGGCTTTGCAAATAACCAACCCATCcagtattattacaaaattttattgaaaaagctGGACATTTACAGTAATGTCAAAGTGTGA
- the LOC106135457 gene encoding protein mono-ADP-ribosyltransferase PARP16 isoform X2 — MFLSFRLVLEKDFKAADIKWSLFVAAAFSFRYESCLRPFPPTYLKNGIKDMDNLLSVVTDVPALDLVLQQLDNLENLTHISDIIDLLFYVLVRLKEPSLKTVPPEIHDTLIESLHFGRNAPRPQHIFQVNYSYKSTTEAKWKELAKNHHIFFAFHGNRLENFYTILHFGLQQHLNKNTMLGNGVYLLPEVNASLPYSHGGFGWGASCIGGHLSCVAMCEVIDAPEGINYQKPVSNEGDGLFDDKKNKYAEQGYDGTTAQYIVTNCELVRLRYLLVYAKQPTSMRFPTIGSNRNGGGFRQWLSRHKLFSILLGYGLMLATIGFANNQPIQYYYKILLKKLDIYSNVKV; from the exons atgtttttatcattcag aTTGGTTCTTGAAAAAGATTTCAAAGCAGCTGATATAAAATGGAGCTTATTTGTAGCTGCAGCATTTAGCTTTAGATATGAAAGTTGCCTTCGACCCTTCCCTCccacttatttaaaaaatggaatCAAAGATATGGATAATTTA CTAAGCGTCGTGACCGACGTACCAGCTTTGGATCTAGTATTACAGCAATTAGATAATCTGGAAAACTTGACACACATAAGCGACATAATTGATTTGCTTTTTTACGTACTTGTGCGATTGAAAGAGCCAAGTCTGAAAACAGTTCCGCCAGAAATA caTGATACTTTAATTGAAAGCCTTCATTTTGGAAGGAATGCACCAAGACCCCAACATATTTTCCAAGTAAACTACTCTTACAAGTCAACTACTGAAGCTAAATGGAAGGAATTGGCTAAAAatcatcatatattttttgcattcCATGGAAACCGCTTGGAAAATTTTTATACGATTCTGCATTTTGGTTTACAACAACATTTAAATAAG AATACAATGCTGGGAAATGGCGTATATCTATTGCCTGAGGTGAATGCATCGCTGCCATATAGCCATGGTGGATTCGGATGGGGCGCAAGCTGCATCGGTGGTCATCTATCTTGTGTCGCTATGTGTGAAGTTATCGATGCTCCTGAAGGAATAAACTATCAAAAACCAGTATCTAATGAAG gcgatgggctgtttgacgacaagaaaaataaatatgctgAACAAGGTTATGACGGAACAACTGCGCAATACATCGTTACTAATTGCGAGTTGGTGAGGCTGCGATATCTACTGGTTTACGCCAAACAACCAACATCAATGCGGTTCCCAACTATAGGATCAAACAGAAACG GAGGTGGCTTCAGACAGTGGCTTTCCaggcataaattattttcgatTTTACTTGGCTACGGACTCATGTTAGCAACTATCGGCTTTGCAAATAACCAACCCATCcagtattattacaaaattttattgaaaaagctGGACATTTACAGTAATGTCAAAGTGTGA